Proteins encoded within one genomic window of Bradyrhizobium sp. AZCC 1719:
- a CDS encoding ABC transporter ATP-binding protein yields the protein MLAPPPIISVSDLSKTYGSGFKALKGINLDIKRGEIFALLGPNGAGKTTLISIICGIANLSEGRVTVGGHNINRDYRAARSLIGLVPQELHTDSFETVWATVSFSRGLFGKPKNPAHIEKVLKDLSLWDKKDSKIITLSGGMKRRVMIAKALSHEPQILFLDEPTAGVDVELRKGMWDVVRGLQASGVTIILTTHYIQEAEEMADRIGVINKGEIILVEDKAGLMQKLGRKQLTLHLQQKIDAIPPALAPYKLQLSSDGRLLTYDYDTKGERTGITSLLSDLRNAGIHISDLDTTQSSLEDIFVSLVRAP from the coding sequence ATGCTAGCGCCACCTCCCATCATATCCGTCTCCGATCTCTCAAAAACCTATGGCTCCGGCTTCAAGGCGCTGAAGGGCATCAATCTCGATATCAAGCGCGGCGAAATCTTCGCGCTGCTCGGGCCGAACGGCGCGGGCAAGACCACGCTGATCAGCATCATCTGCGGCATCGCCAACTTAAGCGAGGGCCGTGTCACCGTCGGCGGACATAACATCAACAGGGATTATCGCGCGGCGCGGTCGCTGATCGGCCTGGTGCCGCAGGAACTGCACACCGACTCCTTTGAAACCGTTTGGGCGACCGTCAGCTTCAGCCGCGGCCTGTTCGGCAAGCCGAAGAACCCGGCGCATATCGAAAAGGTGCTGAAGGACCTGTCGCTGTGGGACAAGAAGGATTCCAAGATCATCACGCTCTCCGGCGGCATGAAGCGCCGCGTGATGATTGCAAAAGCGCTGTCGCACGAGCCGCAGATCCTGTTCCTGGACGAGCCGACCGCGGGCGTCGACGTCGAATTGCGCAAGGGCATGTGGGACGTGGTGCGCGGCCTGCAGGCCTCCGGCGTCACCATCATCCTGACCACGCATTACATCCAGGAAGCCGAGGAGATGGCCGACCGCATCGGCGTCATCAACAAGGGCGAGATCATCCTGGTCGAGGACAAGGCCGGGCTGATGCAGAAGCTCGGCAGGAAGCAATTGACGTTGCACCTGCAGCAGAAAATTGACGCCATTCCGCCCGCCCTCGCGCCTTACAAGCTCCAATTGTCCAGCGATGGCCGGCTGCTGACCTATGACTACGATACCAAGGGCGAGCGCACCGGGATCACCAGCCTGCTGAGCGACCTCCGCAATGCCGGCATCCACATCTCCGACCTCGATACAACTCAGTCTTCGCTGGAAGACATCTTCGTCAGCCTGGTGAGGGCGCCATGA
- a CDS encoding ABC transporter permease, protein MNYRAIRAIYLFEMARTWRTLLQSIVSPVVSTSLYFVVFGAAIGSRITEVEGVSYGTFIVPGLVMLSVLTQSIANASFGIYFPKFVGTIYEILSAPVSYIEIVIGYVGAAATKSIILGLIIMATAALFVPLHIQHPLWMLTFLVLTAVTFSLFGFIIGIWADGFEKLQMIPMLIVTPLTFLGGSFYSVNMLPSGWRTITLLNPVVYLISGFRWSFYEIADVSVALSLGMTLGFLAICMVLVWWIFRTGYRLKN, encoded by the coding sequence ATGAATTACCGTGCGATCCGCGCCATCTATCTGTTCGAAATGGCGCGCACCTGGCGCACGCTGCTACAGAGCATCGTCTCGCCGGTGGTTTCCACCTCGCTTTATTTCGTGGTGTTCGGCGCCGCGATCGGCTCGCGCATTACCGAGGTCGAGGGCGTCAGCTACGGCACCTTCATCGTGCCGGGTCTCGTCATGCTGTCGGTCTTGACCCAAAGCATCGCCAACGCCTCGTTCGGCATCTACTTCCCGAAATTCGTCGGCACCATCTATGAAATATTGTCCGCGCCGGTTTCCTATATCGAAATCGTGATCGGCTATGTCGGCGCGGCCGCGACCAAATCCATCATCCTCGGCCTGATCATCATGGCGACCGCCGCGCTGTTCGTGCCGCTGCACATCCAGCATCCCCTGTGGATGCTGACCTTCCTGGTGCTGACGGCGGTGACCTTCAGCCTGTTCGGCTTCATCATCGGCATCTGGGCCGACGGGTTTGAAAAGCTGCAGATGATCCCGATGCTGATCGTGACGCCGCTGACCTTCCTGGGCGGCAGCTTCTACTCGGTGAACATGCTGCCGTCGGGCTGGCGCACCATCACGCTGCTCAATCCGGTCGTATACCTGATCTCCGGCTTCCGCTGGAGCTTTTACGAGATCGCCGACGTCAGCGTGGCCTTGAGCCTCGGCATGACGCTCGGCTTCCTCGCCATCTGCATGGTGCTGGTGTGGTGGATCTTCCGGACCGGGTACCGGCTCAAGAATTGA
- a CDS encoding L,D-transpeptidase family protein, which produces MRSFLIAVTALTLFASGTAHAKIAITVDKDNQQMTVAVDGIERYRWPVSSGLPSYETPSGSFRAFRMEEDHYSKEFDDAPMPHSIFFTKIGHAIHGTDSVNRLGSPASHGCVRLSRENAAKLWDLVKQEGVLNTTVTLTGSSQVALARNPRRGNTAVARRAPLPQYEQQYDSAAGDPVVITPQQQRVAPQARADDGYIYPADGSSTGARYPAPPSRRVYDTQAYQQQQQPQYYDNRGYAPAPQGYYYQPRQQYYQQRGLSTYQD; this is translated from the coding sequence ATGCGTTCCTTCCTCATTGCCGTCACCGCCCTGACGCTGTTCGCCTCGGGCACCGCCCACGCCAAGATCGCCATAACAGTCGACAAGGACAACCAGCAGATGACCGTCGCCGTCGACGGCATCGAGCGGTACCGCTGGCCGGTGTCTTCGGGTCTTCCCTCCTATGAAACACCGAGCGGCAGCTTCCGCGCCTTCCGAATGGAAGAGGACCATTACTCCAAGGAATTCGACGACGCGCCGATGCCGCATTCGATCTTTTTCACCAAGATCGGCCATGCCATCCACGGCACCGATTCCGTCAACCGTCTCGGCAGCCCGGCCTCGCATGGCTGCGTACGGCTGTCGCGCGAAAATGCCGCGAAGCTGTGGGATCTGGTGAAGCAGGAAGGCGTTCTCAACACCACGGTGACGTTGACCGGCTCATCCCAGGTGGCGCTGGCGCGCAATCCGCGTCGCGGCAATACGGCCGTCGCGCGCCGCGCGCCGCTGCCGCAATATGAACAGCAATACGACTCCGCAGCCGGCGACCCCGTCGTGATCACGCCGCAGCAGCAGCGCGTGGCGCCACAGGCGCGGGCCGATGACGGCTACATCTATCCGGCCGATGGCTCTTCCACTGGGGCGCGTTATCCGGCGCCGCCCAGCCGCCGCGTCTACGACACCCAGGCCTATCAGCAGCAGCAACAGCCGCAATATTACGATAACCGCGGCTATGCGCCGGCGCCGCAGGGCTACTACTACCAGCCGCGGCAGCAATATTATCAGCAGCGCGGGCTGTCGACCTACCAGGATTAA
- a CDS encoding DUF6691 family protein, with protein MWIIAPLLCGLIFGAGLLISGMVQPTKVLGFLDIFGAWDPSLAVVMAAALAVSIPGFMLADRSARPWFAGQYFRPGKSGIDLPLVAGAGLFGIGWGLVGLCPGPALESLATLSPGIIVFVAAMAAGMIAHDAWQQSRLIAQRDRQLASATDG; from the coding sequence ATGTGGATCATCGCTCCCTTGTTGTGCGGCCTGATCTTCGGCGCGGGCCTGTTGATTTCGGGCATGGTGCAGCCGACCAAAGTCCTCGGCTTCCTCGATATCTTCGGCGCGTGGGATCCGAGTCTCGCGGTGGTGATGGCCGCGGCGCTGGCTGTGTCGATACCCGGCTTCATGCTGGCAGATCGCAGTGCGCGGCCGTGGTTTGCCGGGCAATATTTTCGGCCGGGCAAATCGGGAATCGATCTTCCGCTGGTCGCAGGCGCGGGGTTGTTTGGAATCGGCTGGGGCCTCGTTGGGTTATGCCCGGGGCCGGCGCTGGAAAGCCTGGCGACGTTGTCGCCCGGAATCATCGTCTTCGTCGCCGCGATGGCGGCGGGGATGATTGCTCACGACGCTTGGCAACAGTCGCGGCTGATCGCGCAACGCGACCGGCAGCTTGCGAGCGCGACGGACGGCTGA
- a CDS encoding YeeE/YedE family protein, whose protein sequence is MANFTPVSAAIGGVLIGLAAVLLMLSTGRIAGISGIFSGLLNLRGEDKGWRIAFVAGLILAPILAGLIGYGMAQPKLPSSWAVIVAAGLLVGFGTRLGGGCTSGHGICGIGRLSPRSIAATVIFMVTAVITVAITHHALGG, encoded by the coding sequence ATGGCCAATTTCACCCCCGTATCGGCCGCGATCGGCGGCGTCCTGATCGGGCTTGCCGCCGTCCTGCTGATGCTGTCGACCGGCCGGATTGCCGGGATCAGCGGCATCTTCAGTGGCCTGTTGAATTTGCGCGGCGAGGACAAGGGCTGGCGTATCGCTTTCGTCGCCGGGCTCATTCTGGCGCCTATCCTCGCCGGCCTGATCGGTTACGGAATGGCGCAACCAAAGCTGCCGTCGAGCTGGGCTGTCATTGTCGCGGCGGGCCTGCTGGTCGGATTCGGTACGCGGCTCGGCGGCGGCTGCACCTCCGGCCATGGCATCTGCGGCATAGGGCGACTGTCGCCGCGCTCGATCGCCGCTACCGTCATCTTCATGGTGACGGCCGTTATCACCGTCGCCATCACCCATCATGCGTTGGGAGGCTGA
- a CDS encoding fused MFS/spermidine synthase has translation MISEPSASRNRLVLAVYTAAIFVSALLLFSVQPLFTKMVLPRLGGSPAVWSVAMVFFQSLLLGGYAYAHFLMQARNRTIPVAVHLALLAVAMLTMPLSIASGWGDPPNSGYALWLLGLFAASIGLPFFALAANNPLLQAWFVRTGHPNGPDPYFLYASSNVGSFLALLSYPVLLEPMFTLRMQNLIWTGGYGLLIVLIATCGVLLLRSPVRAGELNLAPDDSDVPAPSWILRARWIFLAAVPSGLLIAVTAHISTDVAAAPLLWVLPLSLYLLTWVLVFQSRPLLPHKWMLLAQPLAIAGIVVLLAFGGEQNLLLTLGGHQFCFFVIAMACHGELARTRPAAKYLTGFYVALSFGGMVGGLFAGLIAPFTFSWVAEYPILLALAALCRPTGGERLPRWSAWYWPFLAVLAVALMAPAWSTGKVFNWFEDHRVWVIGAVGVLAALLALTLNANRWKIFATVVMALVLLRAYPSDDGRVETVRSFFGVHKIVVTPNGQYHVLMHGTTIHGAEKFKNDDGTPVTGQPEPITYYYRDGGIGQAITAIRERKGAPLRVAVIGLGSGTLACASEPGEEWKFFEIDQTMVDTARDPKYFTYIQVCEPNMQPVIGDARLTFAREPDGVYDLIIVDAYSSDAIPVHLATEEAMEIYKSKLAPQGAVVMHVSNRHLELSSVVVGIADANDLMSWVYSEDSGRDSEYIFSTSVVVSAREETDVGKLASSEQWALTEARENQRVWTDDYSNVLGAVWRRLRKGEE, from the coding sequence ATGATTTCTGAACCGTCTGCCTCGCGAAACCGGCTGGTGCTGGCCGTCTACACCGCTGCGATCTTCGTCAGTGCGTTGTTGCTGTTTTCGGTGCAACCCCTGTTCACCAAGATGGTGCTGCCGCGGCTCGGCGGCTCGCCGGCGGTTTGGTCGGTGGCGATGGTGTTCTTCCAGTCGCTGCTGCTTGGCGGCTATGCCTATGCGCATTTTTTGATGCAGGCGCGCAATCGCACGATTCCCGTGGCGGTTCATCTCGCGCTGCTCGCGGTTGCGATGCTGACGATGCCGCTGTCGATCGCGAGCGGGTGGGGCGATCCGCCGAATTCAGGCTATGCGCTCTGGCTGCTCGGCCTGTTTGCGGCTTCGATCGGCCTGCCGTTCTTCGCGCTCGCGGCCAACAACCCGCTGCTGCAGGCCTGGTTTGTCCGCACCGGCCACCCCAACGGTCCCGATCCGTACTTCCTCTACGCCTCCTCGAATGTCGGCAGTTTCCTGGCGCTGTTGTCCTATCCGGTGCTGCTGGAGCCGATGTTCACCTTGCGCATGCAGAACCTGATCTGGACCGGCGGCTATGGCCTCTTGATCGTGCTGATCGCGACCTGCGGCGTGTTGTTGCTGCGCTCGCCAGTGAGGGCGGGAGAACTGAACTTGGCGCCAGACGATAGCGACGTGCCGGCGCCGTCATGGATTTTGCGCGCCCGCTGGATATTCCTCGCGGCCGTGCCGTCGGGGCTGCTGATAGCAGTAACGGCCCATATTTCCACTGACGTCGCCGCAGCGCCCTTGCTGTGGGTGCTGCCGTTGTCGCTCTATCTCCTGACCTGGGTGCTCGTCTTCCAGTCGCGCCCGCTATTGCCGCACAAATGGATGTTGCTGGCGCAGCCGCTGGCGATCGCCGGCATCGTGGTGCTGCTCGCGTTCGGCGGCGAACAGAATCTGCTGCTGACGCTCGGCGGGCACCAGTTCTGCTTTTTCGTGATTGCGATGGCTTGTCATGGCGAACTTGCGCGCACGCGCCCGGCGGCGAAATATCTCACCGGCTTCTATGTCGCGCTGTCGTTCGGCGGCATGGTCGGCGGCCTCTTTGCCGGCCTGATCGCGCCGTTCACCTTCTCATGGGTTGCGGAGTACCCGATCCTGCTGGCGCTCGCGGCGCTGTGCCGGCCGACCGGCGGCGAACGTTTGCCGCGCTGGAGTGCCTGGTACTGGCCGTTCCTTGCGGTGCTGGCGGTGGCGTTGATGGCGCCGGCCTGGTCGACCGGAAAAGTGTTCAACTGGTTCGAAGATCATCGCGTCTGGGTGATCGGCGCGGTCGGAGTGCTGGCGGCGCTCCTGGCGCTTACCCTCAATGCCAACCGCTGGAAGATCTTTGCGACCGTCGTGATGGCGCTGGTATTGCTGCGCGCCTATCCTTCCGACGACGGCCGGGTCGAGACGGTGCGCAGCTTCTTCGGCGTCCACAAGATCGTGGTGACGCCGAACGGCCAGTATCACGTGCTGATGCACGGCACGACGATCCACGGCGCCGAGAAATTCAAGAACGACGACGGCACGCCGGTCACCGGCCAGCCGGAGCCGATCACCTACTACTACAGGGACGGCGGCATCGGCCAGGCGATCACGGCGATCCGGGAACGCAAGGGCGCGCCACTGCGCGTGGCCGTGATCGGGCTCGGCTCCGGCACGCTGGCCTGCGCCTCGGAGCCCGGCGAGGAATGGAAATTCTTCGAGATCGACCAGACGATGGTCGATACCGCGCGCGACCCGAAATATTTTACGTACATTCAGGTCTGCGAACCGAACATGCAGCCGGTGATCGGTGATGCGCGGCTCACCTTCGCGCGTGAGCCCGACGGCGTCTATGACCTGATCATCGTCGACGCCTATTCGTCGGATGCGATCCCGGTTCACCTGGCGACCGAAGAGGCGATGGAAATCTACAAGTCCAAGCTGGCGCCGCAGGGGGCGGTCGTGATGCACGTCTCCAACCGGCATCTGGAGCTGTCGAGCGTGGTCGTCGGCATCGCCGACGCCAACGACTTGATGAGCTGGGTCTACAGCGAAGACTCCGGGCGCGACAGCGAATACATCTTCTCGACCTCGGTCGTTGTCTCGGCGAGGGAAGAGACTGACGTCGGGAAGCTGGCATCGTCGGAACAATGGGCGCTGACAGAAGCCAGGGAAAACCAGCGGGTCTGGACCGACGATTATTCCAATGTGCTGGGCGCGGTATGGCGGCGGCTTAGAAAAGGCGAGGAATAG
- a CDS encoding phytoene desaturase family protein: protein MSETEVVIIGAGHNGLTCAAYLAMAGLRVKVVERRKTVGGAAVTEEFHPGFRNSVAAYTVSLLNPQIIADLKLAEHGLRIVERRAQNFLPAPDGSYLLTGEGRTRQSVAKLSERDAVTIEAFSRELEAIADVLRQFVLRAPPNLVEGFGIGAIREAFNAVGTAGILRKLSLEQQRSLLDLFTCSAGEMLDERFESDLVKALFGFDAIVGNYASPYAAGSAYVMLHHAFGEVNGKKGVWGHAIGGMGAITQAMARAARGHGVEIETDAGVREVIVGGGRAAGVILDNGETIRAKYVVSGVNPKLLYTRLVPSGALTPEFLGRIARWRNASGTFRMNVALNALPSFTALPGAGDHLTAGIILAPSLGYMDRAWQDAREHGWSREPVVEMLIPSTLDDSLAPEGRHVASLFCQHVAPELPDGKSWDDHREEVADLMIATVDKFAPGFATSVIGRQVLSPLDLERQFGLLGGDIFHGALTLNQLFSARPMLGHADYRGPLKGLYHCGSGAHPGGGVTGAPGHNAAKVILGDHRALFG, encoded by the coding sequence ATGAGCGAAACCGAAGTCGTCATCATCGGTGCGGGGCATAACGGCCTCACCTGCGCGGCCTATCTCGCGATGGCCGGCCTGCGCGTGAAAGTGGTCGAGCGCCGCAAGACGGTCGGCGGCGCCGCGGTGACCGAGGAATTCCATCCCGGTTTCCGCAATTCGGTGGCCGCCTATACCGTCAGCCTGCTCAATCCGCAGATCATCGCCGACCTGAAGCTCGCCGAACACGGCCTGCGCATCGTCGAGCGCCGCGCGCAGAATTTTCTGCCCGCCCCCGACGGCAGCTATCTCCTGACTGGCGAGGGCCGCACCCGGCAATCGGTGGCAAAACTCAGCGAGCGCGATGCCGTCACGATCGAGGCCTTCTCGCGCGAACTGGAAGCCATCGCCGACGTGCTGCGGCAATTCGTGCTGCGCGCGCCGCCGAATCTCGTCGAGGGTTTTGGGATCGGCGCGATCCGCGAGGCCTTCAACGCCGTCGGCACGGCCGGTATCCTGCGCAAGCTCTCACTCGAACAGCAGCGCAGCCTGCTCGACCTGTTCACGTGCTCGGCCGGCGAAATGCTGGACGAGCGTTTCGAGAGCGACCTGGTGAAGGCGCTGTTCGGCTTCGACGCCATCGTCGGCAATTATGCCAGCCCCTACGCCGCCGGCTCCGCCTATGTGATGCTGCACCACGCATTCGGCGAGGTGAACGGCAAGAAGGGCGTATGGGGCCACGCCATCGGCGGCATGGGTGCGATCACGCAAGCCATGGCGCGCGCTGCGCGCGGGCATGGCGTGGAGATCGAAACGGACGCCGGCGTGCGCGAGGTGATCGTCGGGGGCGGGCGCGCCGCAGGCGTTATCCTCGACAATGGCGAGACCATCCGCGCGAAATACGTAGTCTCCGGCGTCAATCCGAAATTGCTGTATACGCGGCTCGTGCCGTCGGGTGCATTGACGCCGGAATTCCTCGGGCGCATCGCGCGCTGGCGCAACGCATCCGGCACGTTCCGTATGAATGTCGCGCTGAACGCGCTACCTTCTTTCACCGCCCTGCCCGGCGCCGGCGACCATCTCACCGCCGGCATCATTCTCGCACCCAGCCTCGGTTACATGGATCGCGCCTGGCAGGACGCGCGAGAGCATGGCTGGAGCCGTGAGCCGGTGGTGGAAATGCTGATTCCCTCGACCCTCGACGATTCCCTCGCACCGGAGGGCCGGCATGTCGCGAGCCTGTTCTGCCAGCATGTCGCGCCGGAATTGCCGGATGGAAAGTCATGGGACGATCACCGCGAGGAGGTCGCCGACCTCATGATCGCGACGGTGGATAAATTCGCGCCGGGCTTTGCGACAAGCGTGATCGGCCGCCAGGTGCTGTCGCCGCTCGATCTCGAGCGGCAGTTCGGCCTGCTCGGCGGCGACATCTTTCATGGGGCGCTGACGCTCAACCAATTGTTCTCGGCGCGGCCGATGCTGGGCCATGCCGATTATCGCGGGCCGCTGAAGGGCCTCTACCATTGCGGCTCGGGCGCGCATCCCGGCGGCGGCGTCACCGGCGCACCCGGCCACAACGCCGCGAAGGTGATTCTGGGCGATCACCGCGCCCTGTTCGGATAG
- a CDS encoding 50S ribosomal protein L11 methyltransferase has translation MTSLASTHRVHFAVGDEHTAKGVVDALTEVFFEGQAAIAAFERPDGRWDVTVHFGEPPDQPLVRELVANAAGAEIAVGIAFDTVEAKDWVKASLEDLVPVPAGRFVVHGQHDRDRISPNKLGIEIEAALAFGTGHHGTTRGCLLLLDHVLKAWRPRRVLDLGTGTGVLAIAAAKALHEKILASDIDPPSVQVARDNARLNVSGHLVRAVRATGFSAPQFAQAAPFDLVLANILANPLRQLAGPMARHLAPSALVILSGLLTHQAPAVIVAYRARGLVPVRHLRIEGWSSLLLRKVN, from the coding sequence ATGACTTCCCTCGCCTCCACACATCGCGTCCATTTTGCTGTCGGCGACGAGCACACAGCCAAGGGCGTCGTCGATGCCCTGACCGAAGTTTTTTTTGAAGGCCAGGCCGCAATCGCCGCGTTCGAACGGCCGGATGGCCGATGGGACGTCACGGTGCATTTTGGCGAGCCGCCCGATCAGCCGCTGGTCCGCGAACTCGTGGCCAATGCGGCCGGCGCGGAAATCGCCGTCGGCATCGCCTTCGACACGGTCGAGGCCAAGGACTGGGTCAAGGCCAGCCTCGAAGACCTGGTTCCCGTGCCCGCCGGGCGCTTTGTGGTCCACGGCCAGCATGACCGCGACAGGATCTCGCCCAACAAGCTCGGCATCGAGATCGAGGCGGCGCTGGCCTTTGGCACCGGCCATCACGGCACCACGCGCGGCTGCCTTCTGCTGCTCGACCATGTCCTGAAAGCCTGGCGCCCGCGCCGCGTGCTCGATCTCGGCACCGGCACCGGCGTGCTGGCGATTGCGGCGGCGAAAGCGCTGCACGAAAAGATACTGGCCAGCGATATCGATCCGCCCTCGGTGCAGGTCGCCCGCGACAATGCGCGGCTGAACGTATCGGGACATCTGGTGCGGGCGGTCCGCGCCACCGGCTTCTCGGCGCCGCAATTTGCGCAAGCCGCGCCGTTCGATCTGGTGCTGGCGAATATTCTGGCCAATCCGCTGCGGCAATTGGCAGGGCCGATGGCGCGGCATCTGGCGCCGTCCGCGCTGGTCATTCTCTCAGGGCTTTTGACGCATCAGGCGCCCGCCGTCATCGTCGCCTATCGCGCCCGCGGGCTGGTTCCCGTGCGGCATCTGCGCATCGAAGGCTGGAGCAGCCTCCTGCTGCGCAAGGTGAACTGA
- a CDS encoding aminopeptidase P family protein, whose translation MFEAHFQTFEEPEGGVALTARLARFREELARRKLTGFVVPRADQQQNEYVPASEERLAWLSGFTGSAGMAIVLTRDAAVFVDGRYTLQAAKQVDRKAWQIEPLADPPPEQWLTKHLAAGDRLGFDPWLHTSAAAERLAAACTKAGAELIAVETNPLDSIWTERPAPPLGRVATHGVQFSGEVEAEKLKRIRLEINKLGVEALVLSDSHAVAWTFNIRGADVSHTPLPLSYAVVPKDGRPTIFIDHRKLSNLTRDHLEQSADVREPDALVPDLTELARSGAAIALDAATAADALSRLIAGAGGKPVRGNDPVSLLKAVKNITEIEGTRTAHQRDAVALARFLAWIDREAPSGALTEIDTVEALETFRRQTCALKDVSFPTIAGTGPNGAIVHYRVTRKSNRRISPGDLLLIDSGAQYEDGTTDVTRTIAIGNPTDEMRDRFTRVLRGHIAIARAVFPDGTTGAQIDSFARQFLWQAGLDFEHGTGHGVGSYLSVHEGPARISKLGTTPLKRGMILSNEPGYYKTDAYGIRIENLELVIGTDVPGAEKPVNAFETLTLTPIDRRLIDVNMLSATELKWLNDYHERVNRAVRPHLDDNATKLWLDEATAAMLPL comes from the coding sequence ATGTTCGAAGCCCATTTTCAGACATTCGAAGAACCCGAAGGCGGCGTGGCGCTGACCGCACGGCTGGCCCGCTTCCGCGAGGAACTCGCGCGGCGGAAGCTGACGGGATTCGTGGTTCCGCGCGCCGATCAGCAACAGAACGAATACGTCCCGGCCTCCGAAGAACGGCTGGCCTGGCTGAGCGGCTTCACTGGTTCGGCGGGCATGGCGATCGTTCTGACGCGCGATGCCGCGGTCTTCGTCGATGGCCGTTATACGCTGCAGGCCGCCAAGCAGGTCGACCGCAAGGCCTGGCAAATCGAGCCGCTGGCCGATCCGCCGCCGGAGCAGTGGCTGACCAAGCACCTTGCGGCCGGCGACCGCCTCGGTTTCGACCCGTGGCTGCACACTTCGGCGGCAGCCGAGCGTCTGGCCGCCGCCTGCACCAAGGCGGGCGCGGAACTGATTGCGGTCGAAACCAACCCGCTGGATTCGATCTGGACCGAGCGCCCGGCCCCGCCGCTCGGCCGCGTCGCCACTCACGGCGTGCAGTTTTCCGGCGAGGTCGAAGCCGAAAAACTCAAGCGCATCCGGCTGGAGATTAACAAGCTCGGCGTCGAGGCGCTGGTGCTGTCGGACAGCCACGCGGTGGCCTGGACCTTCAACATCCGAGGCGCAGACGTGTCGCACACGCCGTTGCCCTTGTCTTACGCGGTGGTGCCGAAGGACGGCCGCCCCACCATCTTCATCGACCATCGCAAGCTGTCCAACCTGACGCGCGACCACCTCGAACAATCCGCCGATGTGCGGGAGCCCGACGCGCTGGTGCCTGACCTGACCGAGCTTGCGCGCAGCGGCGCCGCAATCGCCCTTGATGCCGCCACCGCCGCGGACGCGCTGAGCCGGCTGATCGCAGGTGCCGGCGGAAAACCGGTACGCGGCAACGATCCGGTGAGCCTGTTGAAGGCGGTGAAGAATATCACCGAGATCGAGGGCACGCGGACCGCGCACCAGCGCGACGCGGTGGCGCTGGCGCGCTTCCTCGCCTGGATCGACCGCGAGGCACCGTCGGGCGCGTTGACGGAGATCGATACCGTCGAGGCCCTGGAAACGTTCCGCCGCCAGACCTGCGCGCTGAAGGATGTCTCGTTTCCGACCATCGCCGGCACCGGGCCGAACGGCGCCATCGTGCATTACCGCGTCACCCGCAAGAGCAACCGGCGAATTTCGCCCGGCGATCTGCTGCTGATCGATTCCGGCGCGCAATATGAAGACGGCACCACCGACGTCACCCGCACCATCGCAATCGGCAATCCGACCGACGAAATGCGCGATCGATTCACCCGCGTGCTGCGTGGGCACATCGCGATTGCACGCGCGGTGTTTCCGGACGGCACCACCGGCGCGCAGATCGACTCCTTTGCGCGGCAATTTTTGTGGCAGGCCGGCCTCGATTTCGAGCACGGCACCGGCCACGGCGTCGGCAGCTATCTCTCGGTGCATGAAGGCCCGGCGCGCATCTCGAAACTCGGCACCACGCCCCTGAAGCGCGGCATGATCCTCTCCAACGAGCCCGGCTACTACAAGACCGACGCCTACGGCATCCGGATCGAGAACCTCGAACTCGTCATCGGCACCGATGTACCCGGCGCCGAGAAGCCGGTGAACGCGTTCGAGACGCTGACGCTGACGCCGATCGACCGCCGCCTGATCGACGTGAACATGTTGAGCGCAACCGAACTGAAATGGCTCAACGACTACCACGAGCGCGTCAACCGCGCGGTGCGCCCGCACCTCGACGACAACGCCACGAAGCTGTGGCTGGATGAGGCGACGGCGGCAATGCTACCGCTTTAA